The Candidatus Thiothrix anitrata genome includes the window TGGTGCACTTGCGAAGTCTTGCCGTGCATGATTTCTTTGGCGCGGATGATCTTGCCGCCGAAGGCTTGCCCGATGGATTGATGCCCAAGGCATACGCCCAAGATGGGGATTTTGCCCGCAAAGCGCAGCAGCGTGGGGATGGAAATACCCGCTTCCGTTGGCGTGCAAGGACCGGGGGAGAGCACGATCTTGTCAGGGGCGATGTCGTCAATCGCTTCCACCGGAATTTCGTCGTTGCGCACGATTTGAACGTCCGCCCCTAACTCACCCAGATATTGCACAATGTTGTAAGTAAAAGAGTCATAGTTATCAATCATTAAGACGCGCATAGTATACCTCTTGCTTACTTGTGTTTACCATTCAACCCAGACAACGCCGCACTAGCCGCCCGAAACACCGCTCGCCCTTTGTTCATCGTCTCATCCCATTCCGACTGCGGTACGGAATCGTAGACCACGCCTGCACCCGCTTGGATGTGCAGCACGTCATCCTTGATCACGGCGGTACGAATCGCAATCGCGGTATCCATATTGCCGTTCCACGCCAGATAGCCGACCGCGCCTGAATATACGCCGCGCTTGACGGGTTCGAGTTCGTCGATGATTTCCATTGCGCGGATTTTTGGCGCACCGCTGACTGTGCCTGCGGGGAAGGTGGCGCGTAATACGTCCATCGCATCCAGCCCCGGCAGCAGTTTGCCGGTGACGTTGGAGACGATGTGCATGACGTGCGAATAGCGTTCCACGATCATTTTGTCGGTGAGTTTGACCGAGCCGATTTCGCTGACGCGCCCCGCATCGTTGCGCCCAAGGTCGATCAACATCAGGTGTTCGGCGAGTTCTTTGGGGTCGTTGAGGAGTTCGGTTTCGAGTTCCTGATCGCGCTGTTCGGTGTCACCTCGACGGCGCGTTCCGGCAATCGGGCGCACGGTAATCACGTCGTCTTCGAGGCGTACCAGAATTTCCGGCGAGGAACCGACGATGTGGAAATCATCCAGATTGAGGAAGTACATGTACGGCGATGGATTGAGGCGACGCAAGGCACGGTACAAATCCAGCGGCGGCGCGGCAAACGGAATGCTCATGCGCTGCGATAGCACCACTTGCATAATGTCGCCTGCTTTGATGTATTCCTTGGCATCTAGCACCGCTTGCTTGAAACCGTCTTCGGTGAAGCCGGAAATGAAGTCGCTTTCCTCTACCTGTGTGGCTTTGGGGGCGGGTTGGTAAAGGCGGCGGGCTTCCTGCAATTGGCGTTCAAGCGCGTCGAGACGTTGCTGCGATTGTTTGAAACCGTTGGCTTCCGCCAAAACGATCAAATGCAATTCGCCGCGCAGGTTGTCGAAGACCACGACCTCATCCGACACCATCAACACAATGTCGGGTGTACCAATCGGGTCGGGTTTGTCGCGCCCCCTGGCGAGTTTTTTCTCGATGTAGCGGATGGTTTCGTAGCCGAAATAGCCGACCAACCCGCCGTTGAAGCGCGGCAAATCTTCGATGTCGGGTACTTGGTATTGCTGCTGGAATGCGGTAATCCACGCCAGCGGATCAGCCACGTCAAAACGTTCAATCGGCTGATGAGCGCGATGCACTTCCACCTGCAAGCCGAACACCTTGATGATGGTTTGCGCAGGCAGGCCAAGCATGGAATAACGTCCCCATTTTTCCCCGCCCTGCACGGACTCGAACAGGTAGGAATAGGGCGCATCAGCGAGTTTGAGGTAGGCACTTAACGGGGTATCAAGGTCAGCCAGAATGGTACGGCGGACAGGAACGCGGTTGTAGCCTTGGGCGATATAGGTATCAAATATGTCCTGATTCATGGTGTGCATTTCAGGTTGAATAAGGGGGGAAAGTCTAGCATAGGCTTAATGTAACTGTTACGGAAAATGATGTAATATAATGCTATACAGCGTCAAACATTGAGGGTCAATGCCATGTCAAAAGAATCCATCGGCTTTCGGATTGAAAGTGAAAAACGGATAGCTTTGGATCAACTGTCACAAGCCATGCAGCGTGACCGTTCCACCCTGATCAATGAAGCGATTGATAGTTATCTTGAGCTGCATTTCTGGCAGGTTGAAGTGATTAAGCGTAGCTTGGCGGCAGCTAATGCGGGTGAGGTTGGAGTCGATCATTCCGAAGTGTTTAAAAATCTGCGTGCTCGTTTGTTGGGGAAAATGCATTGATGCGGGTTGTTTGGCAAAAAATTGCCATTGACCACCTAGAAAATATCATGGACTACATTGGTCGAGAAAATGTTACTGCGGCTTTGACCATCCATGACCTGATTGAAAAACGGGTTGCTCAGTTGGCGACACATCCTCATTTGGGCAGAGAGGGAAGGGTGGAATTCACCCGTGAATTGGTTATTGCAGGGACACCATTCATTGTTATCTATCAGATTGTGCCTGCCCGTGTGCAAATCCTTGCTGTGCTGCATGGAGCAATGCGCTGGCCTGACACTTTCTAATGGATGAACCCTCTCCTAACCTCTTCTTGTCAGGGGAGAAACAAGAAGAAAGTCACAATGTGTTCAGGTGTTAATCAAACTAGCGAGTTCTGCCATCGAATCAATGACTGCATCTGGCGAATAGTTACGAATGTCTTCGCCGTGATTGTAGCCGTAGGTCATGCAAATGATTTGGAAGCCCGCCGCTCGCGCTGCTTTCACATCAGACTTGGAATCGCCAATCATCACCGAATCTTCCGGTTTTACACCCAGCTTTTCGGCGGCGTGTAACAAGGGTAGTGGATGCGGTTTCTTTTCCGGCAAAGAATCACCGCTGATAATGATTTCAAAGCGGTCAACAATACCCAAATCAGTCAGCAAGGGCAGGGTGAACTGCTCTGCTTTATTGGTGACACAACCAATCTTCAAACCTTCACAGCTTTGCAGGAAATCCAAGCCTTCCAGCACACCATCGTATAAACGGCTGCGTTTGGAGGTGTTTTCGGCATACAGTTCCATGAAAATCGGCATGGCACGTGCAAACAATTCTGCATCGGGGTGACCATCCAGATCATTGGTCAGGGCGCGTTCGGTCAAACGCTGCACGCCATTGCCAACCCATTGGCGCACTGCCGCTTCACCACGTACTGGCATATCCAGTTGCTGCATCATTTCATCGACGCAAAACGTCAGGTCAGGCACGCTGTCTACCAACGTCCCGTCCACATCAATCAACACCATCTTAGGCTTAAACATCATTTTTTACTCGTCCTCTTGCTCCCTTCACCCCTTGCGGGGGAAGGGTTGGGGATGGGGGGCTTCTTAAACCTTAGCTGCCGCCAATTCCTTACGGAATTCAGCCAGAACGGTATTGTAATGGTTCGGGTCAGCTTTGTTGGCAACGTTGAAAATCGCAGAACCGGCTACGAATGCATCCGCACCCGCTTCTTTGATTTCACGGATATTGCCCGGTTTAACACCGCCATCAATTTCCAAACGAATATCCAGACCGGAATCATCAATCATCTTGCGTGCCTGACGCAATTTACCCAGTGTAGCAGGGATGAAGCTCTGACCACCAAATCCAGGGTTGACCGACATCAGCAGGATCATGTCTACCTTGTCCATCACGTATTCAAGAATGGAAAGTGGAGTCGCAGGGTTGAATACCAAACCCGCTTTGCAACCTTCATTGCGGATCAGTTGCAGGGTGCGATCAACGTGTTCAGATGCTTCTGGGTGGAAGGTGATGTAAGACGCGCCCGCTTTAGCGAAGTCAGGGATGATGCGGTCAACCGGCTTAACCATCAAATGCACATCAATCGGTGCAGTTACGCCGTGCTTGCGCAAGGCTTCGCATACCAAGGGGCCAATGGTCAGGTTAGGAACATAATGGTTATCCATTACGTCGAAATGCACAATGTCCGCACCGGAAGCTAAAACGTTAACCACTTCTTCACCCAGACGAGCAAAGTCAGCAGACAAAATGGATGGTGCGATGAAATCAGCTTGACGTGCCATAAACATTCTCCTCAAAACGTGGCGATCAAAAGGCAAAAGTGCAGCCACTTTACCGGAAAGGCTGCGGCAATACAGCCCTTCCGAGGGAGATAGGTTTACAAGGTCGAGTACATTAAACCCACCGAGTACAAATCAGCATCGGTTTCATAGGCGGAGTCCGAGCCGACATTAAACATGTGCTCCCACTCACCCCGTAGGTGCAAATTTTCATTTAAGCGGTATTGCGCCCCCGCACCTAGTAACGAACCAGTGCCGTCTGCTTTGCTGGCGGTGCTCGTGCCTGCGCTGGTTTGTGTGGTTTCCCGATCCCACATTATAATTCCAGCTTTACCGAAGGCTTCAATTTCAGGGGTAACAGGTAAGTAACCAACGCCACTGAGACTGATTCCGCTCAACTTATTATTCATGCTGGCAGTATTGCCGCCACTGGTACCACTTTTACTGGCAGTACCCAGTTGGTTGTATGCTACTTCCGCGCCGAACATGGGGTTGAAACGTGCGCCCCCGAAAACCTTCCAAGCACCATCAGCATCATCACAAGAGCCGTTGAAAAAAGGGTCATTGCAGGTGTCACCCTGTCGCCCTGATCCCATGCTTGCCCCCGCATACAGTTTGGTTCCACTCATAAAGTCACCTGTGGGCGCGAAATTTTCCGCACTTGCACTGCTGGCAAGTAGCAATAATAGCCATGCTTTTTTCATGGATGTCACCCCGTGAAATTCTATTTAATAAGTGGAAAATACCGCGCCAACGCTCAGCAAGCTGGGTTCGGTTTTGTTGGCATCTTTACCGATACCGAAGCCGCGTTCGTATTCGCCGCGCACGGATAAGTTATCGGTCATCTGATACTGCGCCCCGACACCGAGCAAACCGCCGAAACCGCTGGATGAAGAGCTAGTTGATTCATTGCGATTATCCAATGGGTCTGGTGTCCCGTTAATGATGACAGTTTGCTTGCGTTCGTTTTTTTGACTCCAGCGCATGACTCCCGCTTTAGCCAAAACTTCTGTTTTGGGTGCGACGGGCATAAAGGCAACTCCGGCGGCATAAATCCCGCTAAGTTCACTACTGGCGGTAATATCACCATGATCTTCACTGAGATTTAGACGTGTGTGGATTAAATCACCGGTTGCGCTGCTTTCACCAAAATTGATGTAGCCACCTTCTACGCCAAGGCTAGGTAATGCGCCGGGTTCGGTGTTAGGTTTTAAACGTGCGCCACCGAAGATTTTGTAACCCTGATCGGAATCATCGCAACCCTTAGCATTGGCAATGCTGCCGCACGCGCCGTCTTGTGAAGCCATGCCAATGCTGCCACCGCCGTAAAAGTCCATATTGGATGGAACGCCAAAGCCTTCCAAGCCACCGCCCGCTTGAGCCGCATTGGTCAATAGCATAAGTCCTGCTAATGCGCAGGAAAAGTGTGTTTTCATACAAGCCCCCAAATCAACCCTGTTAGCCGGGTTTCCCTATAACGAAGAAAAAGTTACCCCTACGCTGAGCAAATCAGCGTTGCCCTTATTCGCTGAATCGCCAATGTCCTTAAAGCGTTCCCATTCGGCACGCACGCCTATATCATCGCCGAGGTCGTAATTTGCACCCGCGCCGATTAACAGATCATTGCCTTTGCTTTTGGTGGATCCGCTGCTGTTGGTGGAAGTGCTGCTCCAGTGAGCTAACCCTGCTTTACCGAATATTTCGAGTTGTGGGTTTATGGAATGAGTTAATAAGCCAGTAGCAGTGACCGCAGTCGCTTTTTGTGAAACGCTGCCATTGGCATCCTTACCTTGTTGTTCCCCAAGGTTGGCGTAACCCATTTCAAATAGCATGGTGTCATCAATGCGAATACCAGAATACAGTTTCCAACTTTTGCCATCTGCGTCGCAGTTAGTGAGTGTGGAGCAAAAGTTATCTGAATTACTTGTACCAATGCTGCCGCCAATATAGTTATCAGGTTTAGCAGTTTTGGTTGGTGCGATAGGTGAAAAAACTTGAGAGTTACCGGCTGCGCTTGCTGCGTGAGCAGTACACACGCTCGCAAGAAGAACGCCGTACACGATAGCATTAATTATTTTCATAAAGCCCCTAGTATAGTTATTTATTGTAATTGGGTTTATCAGTTGCTGATTATCATATAGAGATAATTTATGAGAGTAAACGTATTGGCTGGACTAGATATAAGCATCCGATAAGCGGTAATGAGGGGTGACACCCATCCCTTGTTAAGGATGGGTGTATGTAATAACAGTGTAAGGAATTATTTGAGTTTTAGTGCAGCGGCACGTTGCGGGAAGTTCGCTTCCAATACCCGCAGGCTATCAGCCGCTAAATCTGCTTTGCCCAATTTGTGTGCGGCTCTTATCTTGATTTCCAGCGCATCTACGACACCCGGTGAACCTTGGTAATGTTTAATCGCGTATTCTGCACGGTTAAACGCAGCCAGCCACGCACCTCGCATCATATAGTAATTAGCTACATTGACTTCCGCAGCAGCAAGACTATTGCGCAAATGTTGAATACGGTCACGTGCATCCGGCGCGTATTTGCTGTCAGGGTGGCGGGTTAATAGGTGGGAAAAGTCTTGGAAGGACTCTTTTTGGCGCACGGTATCCAAATCCGCAATGCTGCGCGGGAATACTTTGTCTACAATGCTGCTACCACGATTGAAATTGACTAGGCCACGTAAATACAGCGCGTAATCGGCATCCTTACTACTCGGATTCATCCGTAAAAAGCGGTCGATTTCATCGAGTGCGGAATCCGATTCGTCGTATTTGTAATAGGCGTAAGCTTTTTCCAACTGTGCTTGTTGGGCAAAGCGACCGAGCGGGTAACGTGCTTCTAGGGCTTCGTAGAGGGTAATGGCGCGTTCATAATCGCCACCATTTAGTGCTTCTTTCGCCGTTACGTAAATCTTGTTAGCAGACCACCCCTCAGTGGGGTCTTTTTCAGTCTGCGAAAAGACGGAAGTGGCTTGTGAGAACACCGAGCAACCGCTGAAGCTACCCGTCACAGCCAATATACCTGCCAGATAGAGTCCAGCTTTGGATCTTTTTGTGCTTATCGACATTTGCTTAACAACACATGATGATAGAATGAGTTTTGAAGTATAGCGTATTTAACCGGATTAAGAATGCCCCTAAACCAACAGTTTGTCAGTAAAGTACCACCAGAAATGGATGGTCAGCGTCTCGATCAGGTTGTCGCCAGCCTGTATCCCCAGTATTCCCGTAGCCAGCTCCAAAAATGGATCAAAGGTGGTCACGTGAGGGTTGATGATAAAATCATTAAACCCAAGGAACGCTTAACCGGGGGCGAAGAGATCATAATCAATGCGATACAGGAACCGCAAACAGAATTCGCACCTGAAGACATTCCCCTCGATATTGTTTATGAAGATGCCGCGTTGATGGTACTCAATAAACCCGTCGGTCTGGTGGTACACCCGGCAGCAGGCAACTGGTCGGGAACCTTGGTCAATGCGTTATTGCATCACAATCCGCAACTGGAAATGTTGCCGCGTGCGGGAATTGTGCATCGTTTAGACAAAGACACCTCCGGCTTAATGGTGGTGGCAAAAACGCTGGAAGCCCACACTGCCTTGGTAGCGGCCTTGCAAATCCGCGATGTGAGCCGCGAATACCTCGCGTTAGTACACGGCAATGTGGTTGCAGGTGCGACGATTGTGGCGAATTTAGGCAGACACCCTCAAGATCGCAAGCGTCAGGCAGTGGTCGAGGGCGGTAAAGAAGCGATTACCCATTACCGGGTGGAAGAGCGTTTTGCGCACCACACCTTATTGCGGGTTTCGTTGGAAACTGGGCGTACTCATCAGATTCGGGTGCACTTAAGCTCAAGGCACATGCCGCTTGTGGGTGATCAGGTTTATGGCGGACGACCGCGTGTGCCGCGCGGAGCTACCGAAACCGAACGCTTGGCAGTGCAAAGTTTCCCACGTCAGGCATTGCACGCCACCCGTTTGGGCTTGAAGCATCCGGTAAGTGGTGAAGCGATGCAGTGGGAAGTGGCGATGCCGGAAGACATGGCAACGCTGTTAACTGTATTGAGGGATGAGCAGCCATGAAACCGTTTTCTGATGCTTGCGAAGAAAACAAAGCCCCGATTTTGAGCGTGCTTACACCGTTATTGCGTGAAGCGCGTGCGGTATTGGAAGTAGGCAGCGGTACGGGGCAACACGCGGTGCATTTTGCCGCGCATCTGCCGCATTTGATGTGGCATACCAGCGATAGGGCGATGCATCATGCGGGGATTCAAGCTTGGTTGGATGAGGCGGCATTGCCGAATGTGCAGCCGCCGTTGCGCTTGGATGTCTTGAGTGACCCTTGGCCTGAACTGTTGGTGGATGCAGTTTTTTCTGCCAATACCCTGCATATTATGTCGTGGGTGGCGGTGCAGGCATTTTTTGCAGGTGTGGGGAAATGCTTGGCGGCGGGCGGTCTGTGCGTGTTATACGGGCCGTTTAACTATGACGGCGCGTACACCAGTGCCAGCAATGAACGATTTGATCAGTGGTTAAAACAACGCGACCCGTTAAGTGGCATTCGCGATGTGGCTGATTTGACGCAACTCGCGCAGCAAGCGGGCATGGTGTTGCTGCACGACATTGAAATGCCGGTTAATAACCGGGTTTTGGTGTGGTGCAAGCAATAATTATCCCAGTGTTTCTAGCACCGTGCGCACGGTCGGTGGTAAACCTTGGTCGGCTGCGAGTAAATCAATGCCGTCCAATAGCGTGCTGGAATTTTTCACTTGTAACGCGCTGAAACAAGCTTGTCGATACTGCGGATTGCATTGAAAGTGGCGAATTCGTATCATAAGTGCATAACCCGTTAATCGAGACGGGATGCGGCTTTCCTCATAAGGTCAGAGGCAAGATGTGGTAAAAAGCATCCCGAAAAACCACTGACGGGAGAGCTTCATGACTTACACACACCTTACCTCTGAGGAGAGGTATTATATCGAAACACGGCACAAGATGAAGGAGTCGGAGTCAACAATAGCCCTCGCCTTGGGGCGCAGCCAATCGACGATCCACCGTGAACTGACCCGCAACCGAGGGCAACGCGGCTACCGGCACAAACAAGCGCACGCCAAAGCACAGCAACGGCATGTTGAGAAGCCCAAGGTGGTCAAGTTGACCCCAGAGCTGGCGGGCAACATTGGTACATTGTTGGAAGAACAGCAGTGGAGTCCAGAGCAAATCAGTGGCAGGCTGAAAGCCGATGGTAAAGCGAGTGTTTGCCATGAAACCATCTACCAGCACGTGCTGAAGGATAAGCGTGCGGGCGGTAAGCTATACCTGAACCTGCGCCGTCATGCGAAGAAATACCGCAAACGTTATGGTAGTGGCACTGGCAGTGTCAAAGGCATCCCTAACCGGGTGGACATTGAGGAACGCCCGGAAGTCGCCAACCAGCGTGAACGGCTGGGCGACTGGGAAGCGGACACCATGATTGGCAAGAGTCACAAAGGCGCACTGGTGACGCTGGACGAACGCAAATCCAAGCTACGCCTAGCTCTACCGGTGGCAAACAAGACCGCAGAGGCAGTGACCAGCAGCATTATTAGCTTACTGTCCGGCTTCAAGGATTACGTACACACGCTCACCTTCGATAACGGCAAGGAGTTTGCCAAACATGAGCAAGTTGCCCAAGCCATTGGGTGCGAAACGTATTTCGCCAAGCCCTACCATTCGTGGGAGCGTGGGCAAAATGAGAATGCCAATGGGCTGTTACGCCAATACTTCCCCAAGGCAATGGGGCTATTGGACGTGACCACCCGACAGGTAGTTGAGGCTGTGCATAAACTCAACAACAGACCAAGGAAGTGTCTGGGGTTCAAGACACCTTACGAGGTGTTCCGCGAGCTATCCGGCATGGATGCTGAAAAGTTGGTGGGTTATGCACTTATTACTTGAATTCACCCAGTAAATCGCGTGATTTAACCGATGCATCAGGCCAGCGATCAGCATTGGAGAGCAGCTTTTCGGTGCAACTGTCCGCGAAGCTCAGGCATGGCACGTTACACCAGTCGTAATGCACGGGTGCATCGAGTTTGATGCGCCCTTCGGCAATAATTTCAAATTTAATCAAGGTATCTTCAATTTGCACCGCAAAACGCACCCCGTATTGATCCGCCTTGAATGCTCTAGGCAACGTTAGTGTTGTTGCGTCAGTGAAGAGAGCGTTGTAACCGTGTTCGGCAATCTCACTACGCAACAGTCGATAACCTTCACCGACCGGACAAATGAAATCAATGTCTTTGCTCCAGCGGTATTCGCCATGCAATAAAGCAAGCAACGTCCCGCCGCCAAAATACGCTTGGATGCGGTGAAAAAACGTCGCATCTAACGCATTCAATATTCGCAAAATATGGCGATGGTGTTCGAGCTCAAACATTATTAACTAACCACGAGTGTTGTGCCTGCGCCAGTGATTTGAGGAAAATTAATTCATCGCCTTCTAAATCGGCTAATACGCCCCGATAGTGCCAGCCACGTTCATACAGGTCGATCATTTCATCGCTAGTTAACTGGGAAACATCTTCGCGTTGCCAGCAAATCGCCTGCAAAAAGGGGAGTTTTGCGGGTTGGGCAGTGGCATTGTTGACGATAGGCATAGCAGTATCGCTCCGAAGTTGATGGATTTCAGTATATCAGGGCAGTACCGTTTCCAACACCTTCCAGACGTTTTCCAGCACTTTGGGTTGCGCTTCCGCTGTGGGATGTAGGCCGTCGGCTTGCATTAAATCCCAGTTATCCGCTACGCCGTCGAGCAAAAAAGGCACGAGCGGCGCGTTGTATTGCGTGGCGAGATCGGTATAAATGGCGGCGAACTTTTCGGTAAAAGTGCTGCCGTAATTGGGTGGCAATTGGATGCCGAGCAAAATCACTTTGGCATTCGCGGCTTGCGCGAGTTTAAGCATGGCTTCCAGATTGCTGCGCATGGTGGGTAAGTCGATGCCGCGTAAGCCGTCATTCGCGCCGAGTTCCAGCAGCAAGTAGGCGGGTTGGTGGGTTTTGAGTGCCTCCGGTAAACGTGTCAGGCCACCGGCTGAGGTTTCCCCGCTGATACTGCCATTGACTACGCGGTAGTCGTCACCGAGTTTTTCTTGCAACAAATTGACCCAACCCTTGTCGACAGGAATGCCATACGCAGCACTCAAGCTGTCGCCCCACACCAGCACGGTCGGCGCGTCAGCCGCCATAACCACAGTCGCAGACGGTAAAAAGCCGCTTAACGCAAAGATCAGGTAAAGTACACGTAACATCTAGCGGATTCCTTAGTAAATGAATAACACAGCCATTCAGACCATCAATTTGGTGAAAACTATCCCTCAAGCGGGGCGTGAATTGCAAATTCTCCGTGACGTAAGCCTGACGATTGACAGCGGACAATCGGTGGCGATTACCGGTTTGTCGGGGTCGGGTAAAAGTACCTTACTGGGTTTGCTGGCGGGATTGGATTCGCCCACCAGCGGTTCGGTGGTGTTATTTGGGCAAACGTTGCACGGTTTGAACGAAGATCAGCGTGCGGCTTTGCGCTTGGGGCGGGTGGGCTTTGTGTTTCAGGCATTTCATTTACTGGAACATTTGACCGCGCTGGAGAATGTGATGTTGCCGTTGGAATTGGGGACGCAAAGCGGCAAGGAAGAATTGGCAGTGGAGGCATTGCAGCAGGTGGGTTTGGGCGAACGTTTGAGCCATTACCCCAACCAGCTTTCGGGGGGCGAACAGCAGCGGGTGGCATTGGCGCGGGCATTCGTGACGCGCCCTGAGTTGTTGTTTGCGGATGAGCCGACCGGCAATTTGGATCGGGCTACGGGTAATGAAATCAGTGCGTTGTTATTTGCCTTGCAGGAAAAATTTCAGACCACATTGGTGCTGGTGACACACGATGAGTCGCTGGCGGCGCGTTGCCAAGTGCATTACCGTTTGGAAGCGGGGCGTTTGTTATGAAACTGTTGTTGCGTCATTGGTGGCAACGTTGGCGGATGCCGGAATTGCGGTTGCTGTTTATTGCTTTGATTGTGTCGGTGACAGTGGTGACGACGGTTGGCTTTTTCGCCAGTCGGGTGGAAAACGCGATGCAACAACAGGCGCGGCAATTGTTAGGCGGGGATGTAGTGCTGGTGTCTTCGCGCCCGATTACGTCCGATTATTTGCAGCAAGCGCGGGCATTGGGTTTAGAAACGGCGCACACCACCAGTTTTCCGACGATGGTGTCTTTCGGTGAACAGTTGCAATTGAGCCAGCTTAAAGCGGTTTCTGGCGGGTATCCGTTACGTGGCGAATTGCGCGTTGCATCTGCACCGGACGCACCCGAAATCACCGTGACGGGGCAGTTACCGGGACGCGGTGAATTGTGGGCAGAAGCGCGTTTATTCGCGGCATTGGGGGCCAAGCCCGGTGCGCAAGTGCAGGTGGGGCGTAGCAGTTTTACCTTGACGCAGGTGTTAACGCATGAGCCGGAGCGCGGCAATAATCTGTTTCAGTTAGCCCCAGTGGTGTTGATGAATGCGGAGGATTTGCCTGCTACGCAATTGCTGTCGCCCGCTAGTCGTGCGAGTTTTAGCCAATTGTTTGCGGGTGATGCGCGAAAAATTCAGCAGTGGCAGGCGACGTTAAAACCCTTGCTGAAACCGACCGAGCGGATTCGCACGGTGAAAGAGGATTTGGCTTCGGTGCAGCAAATCTTGCAGCGTTCCACCCGGTTTTTGGGTTTGGCGGCGGTGTTAAGTGTGGTGCTGGCGGGTGCGGCGGTGGTATTGACCGCAACCAGTTTGATGCGGCGGCAATTGTCGGCGGTGGCGGTGTTGAAAGCGATGGGGATGTCGCGGCAACAGGTGTTGTGGGATCACGCTTTTTCGTTGTTGTTGACGGCGTTACTGGCGGCGGGGGTTGGGGTGTTGCTGGGGCTGTTATTGCAATGGGGTTTGGGGCTGTGGTTGGCGCAGAGTTTGGGTAAGGTGTTGCCTGCGCCGGGGGCAATGCCCGCGTTAAATGGGTTGCTGACGGCGGTGATTTTGTTACTGGGTTTTGCGTTGCCGCCGTTGTTGCGTTTGGTGAATACCTCGCCGATGCAGATTTTACAGGGGGCATTGCAACAGCCGTCGCAAGCCTTGTGGGTAGCAGTGGTTAGTGTGTTGCTGGCGGTATTGGGTTTGCTGTGGTTACAGGCACGCGATATAGCGTTAGCGGGAATGGTGTTGCTGGGTTTGGTGGCTGGAGTCGCGCTGTTTTGGGTGTTGGCTGTGTGGTTGCTGACGGCGGCGCAACGCTTGGGGAAACGTGCTGGCTGGGGGGGGATGCCTGCGTTGGGGCGTTCGCGGCGAGCTATTTTATTGGTGGTGGTGTTTGCGACGGGGTTGTTTGCCTTGCTGTTGCTGACGACGGTGCGTACTGATTTACTGGAACGTTGGCAGGAAACTTTACCTGCGGATGCGCCAGATCATTTTCTCATCAATATTCAACCGGCAGAAGTTGCTCCTTTGCAGCAGTTTTTAGCCGTGCAAAGCGTTAATGCGGTGTTTTATCCGATGATTCGCGGGCGTTTGGTGGCGGTGAATGGCAAGCCGGTTACGCCGCAAGTATTGGAAAATCCGCGTGCGCAGCGTTTGGTTGAGCGTGAATTTAATTTGTCTTCGTTGGCAGATTTTCCAACTAACAATGTGTTGTTGGCAGGGCAGTGGTTTGGTGCGGGTGTCGGTGGTTTTTCGATTGAAAAAGGCATTGGCGAAACCTTGCAGTTTGGGATGGGCGATACCCTGACGTTTGATATTGCGGGGCAACAGGTGACGCAGCCGATTACCAGCGT containing:
- a CDS encoding ABC transporter ATP-binding protein, which translates into the protein MNNTAIQTINLVKTIPQAGRELQILRDVSLTIDSGQSVAITGLSGSGKSTLLGLLAGLDSPTSGSVVLFGQTLHGLNEDQRAALRLGRVGFVFQAFHLLEHLTALENVMLPLELGTQSGKEELAVEALQQVGLGERLSHYPNQLSGGEQQRVALARAFVTRPELLFADEPTGNLDRATGNEISALLFALQEKFQTTLVLVTHDESLAARCQVHYRLEAGRLL
- a CDS encoding ABC transporter permease, with the translated sequence MKLLLRHWWQRWRMPELRLLFIALIVSVTVVTTVGFFASRVENAMQQQARQLLGGDVVLVSSRPITSDYLQQARALGLETAHTTSFPTMVSFGEQLQLSQLKAVSGGYPLRGELRVASAPDAPEITVTGQLPGRGELWAEARLFAALGAKPGAQVQVGRSSFTLTQVLTHEPERGNNLFQLAPVVLMNAEDLPATQLLSPASRASFSQLFAGDARKIQQWQATLKPLLKPTERIRTVKEDLASVQQILQRSTRFLGLAAVLSVVLAGAAVVLTATSLMRRQLSAVAVLKAMGMSRQQVLWDHAFSLLLTALLAAGVGVLLGLLLQWGLGLWLAQSLGKVLPAPGAMPALNGLLTAVILLLGFALPPLLRLVNTSPMQILQGALQQPSQALWVAVVSVLLAVLGLLWLQARDIALAGMVLLGLVAGVALFWVLAVWLLTAAQRLGKRAGWGGMPALGRSRRAILLVVVFATGLFALLLLTTVRTDLLERWQETLPADAPDHFLINIQPAEVAPLQQFLAVQSVNAVFYPMIRGRLVAVNGKPVTPQVLENPRAQRLVEREFNLSSLADFPTNNVLLAGQWFGAGVGGFSIEKGIGETLQFGMGDTLTFDIAGQQVTQPITSVREVRWDSMQPNFFVIAAPGSVDNMPQTHITSIHLGEKKPLVTALIRQFPSVTVIDVGAVLAQIRGLIEQVSMAVQGIFVFTLLSGVVVLVAALQSQQAERRREIAILKSLGARRGLLQRRIWGEFLLLGGLAGILAGALAMSVGIAVGYFLFDLPVHLSVWPVLVGGVSGSVLVGVAGYWNLRGLLDVLPLGLLKT